The nucleotide window AGCGATCCGTCGTCGCCGACGATGATGTTGCCGGGATGCAGGTCGGCGTGGAAGGTGCCGGTGAAGAGGATCTCTCGGAGCACTTCGGTCAACAGCCGTTCGGCCATCGCGGCGCGTTGTTGTTGATCAAGCTCGGCAAGCGCCTCTTCGGCTTGACCAAGCGGGGTCCCCGCAACGCGTTCCATGATCAACACCGCCGGTCCGGACAGGGCCCGATCGACGACCGGCACCTTGATCAACTCCGAGTCCGCCAGCGAGGCGGCGACCGCGGCCGCGTTCTCGGCCTCGATCCGATAGTCGAGCTCCTCGATCAGCGAGTCGGCAAAACCGCGCGCGAGTCGTACGGCGCCCAGAGTCCGGGCCCAGTCCGTGGTGCGTTCCAGCCGGACCGCCAACCTGATCATGATGTCCAGATCGACCTCCACCTGCTGTTCGGCTCCGGGGCGGCGGATCTTGATCACCACCTCGCGGCCGTCGATCAACCGGCCGGCATGGACCTGTCCGATCGAGGCGGTGGCCAGCGGCTGCGGGTCGATGGAGGCGAAGATTTCCTCGACAGGCTTGGGAAGTTCGCCCTCCAGCACCGGCCGGAGGGTGTCCCAGGGCAGCGGATCGACGTTGTCCTGGAGTCGGGCGAGTTCGCGCACGTAGGGTTCCGGGATCAGGTCCGGCCGACTGGACAAGGTCTGTCCCAGTTTGATGAAGGTCACCCCGGCGTCGTTCAACGCCGCCGCCAGCGAACGTGCGGTGGATCGCTGACGCCGTACCTCCGGACGGCGGGCGGCGACCCGCAGCGAGGACGACAGGCCGTGTTTCGCGATGATCGCCAGCACCTGGCCGTACCTTCGACCGCGGCGCATCCGGGCGCCCGCGTCGGTGATCACTCGGCACGGGTTGCCGACGGTTCCGGTCGGTACGATCACCTCGACGATCACCAGCGCGATCAGTGCGAACACGAACACCACGATCAGGCCGAGCAGGGTGACCACCACGGCCTCGGCCGGGGTGCCGACGAACTGCTGGTTCTTGATCAGGCCCAGCCGGCGGTAGACGCTCAGCTGCACCGGCACCGCGACCACGTACATCCCGCCGCCGATGATGATCGACCGTGGCCAGCCGACCGGCACCCCGAGCACACGCCGGCACAGCAGCGCCAGGAACACCGAGACGACGACGAAGCCGCCGGCGGCGAAGAGGAACTGGGCGATCCCGTTGACCACGGTCATGCCCCCATCTCAACAGATCGGCGACGTGCTTCCCCGGAATTTCGACGGCCCGCCCTGTCACACGATCCCCGGGAGATCGACGCCGACGTGACGAAATTTGTATACGCGTCCGGCAGAATCCGCGGAAACCGGCTCGAACGGGAGAACGCGTATACAAATCTCATTGCCCGACCAACAGGCCATCCGGCGGTGTCGGCCGTTCGGCGATCAGGTGGAGGTGCCGACCTCTTCGAGTACGAACGCGTACTCGATGTCGCGGGACGCATCGACCCTCAGCACGGCGTGTCCCGAGCCGCCCGGTATCGCCGGCGACTGCGCGCTGAAGAGGTTCGTGTCGTCGCAGCCGCTGGATCTGGTCCACAAGATCGACGTCGTGCCGCGCTTCGCGCTGAAGGTCGGGCCGTCGCCGGGGCCCCGGCAGACGAACACGCCGATCACCGAACCGCGCACACCGGTGAGGTCGACCGCGAGATGATCCGGTCCACTCGTCTGGGTGGCCGCCAGCAGCCTGCCGAACTGCGGCAACGTGTTCCTGCCGTTCGCCTGGCGATCGCGCAGCGACTGGTCGAGTTCACGGCCGGACACCAGCCGCGAGGCGCTCGACGGTGTGGGGCTCGCCGACACGCTGACAGACGGGAGCGGCGATGGATCGTGCGGTCGGGGCGCAGCGCACCCGGCCATCAACAAGATCGATGCAGTAACGACAACGGCACGTCGGCCGGCATGTGGCCGATCTCGGCGTACGACCATGTAGCGCTTCCCCAGGATGTGTCCGACTCGGACGCAACCGCGGCGAGTGTGCGCAAATCTATGCGATTACCGGCCCTTCGACAGGCTCAGGGACCTGGTGCGTCAGGATGTGCGGGTGACGACGGAGTCGCAGAGGTCGGAGAGGGCGTCCTTGGCGGGGCCGTCGGGCAGCGGGGCGAGGATCCGGCGGGCGGCTTCGGCACGGCGGGCGACGTCGGCGCGGGCTTCGGCGATGGCGGGGTGTTTGCGGAGCAGACCGAGGGCCTCGTCCACCTCGTCGTCGGTCCGCTCCCCCGCCAACAACTCCAGGAGTCGAGCGTCGGCCGGGTCGATGGAGCGCCGGGCCAGCAGGATCGGCAGTGTGTCGACACCCTCGCGCAGGTCGGTGCCCGGGGTCTTGCCGGTCTCGTCGCTGGTGATGTCGATGATGTCGTCGCTGAGCTGGAAGACGATGCCCAACTGCTCGCCGAAGTCGGCCAGCAGCCGTTGGGTTCCGGCGTCGGCACCGGCGATCATGCCGCCGACCTTCGTACTGACCGAGATCAGCGACGCGGTCTTGTCGGCCACCACCTGCAGGTAGTGCTCCAGCGGATCGGCACCCTCCTGCGGGCCGATCGTCTCGGCGATCTGGCCGCGGACCAGCCGGTTGAACATCTCCGCGTACGTCGCGACGATGTCGATGCCGAGGTCGGTGACCAGCACCGACGCCCGAGCGAACAGGTAGTCACCGACCAGGATCGCCAGCGAGTTGCCCCAGCGAGCGTTGGCGCTGTCGGAGCCTCGTCGTACGGTCGCGTCGTCCATCACATCGTCGTGGTACAGGCTGGCCACGTGGGTCAGCTCGACCACGATCGCGCCCCGCGCCACCCTGGCCTCGGCGCCGACTCCAGCCTCCGGACCGAACTTCGATCCGAGCACCACCAACTGCGGCCGGAATCGCTTCCCGCCGGCCTCGATGATGTGCTTGGCCGCCTCGCTGAGTACGGGGTTGTCGGACTCGACCGCGGCCAGCAACTTCGACTCGATCAGTTCCAGGTGGGCGCGCACGGACGCGTCGAAGTCCGTCGTGACGGATTCTGCGCTCGCAGCCATGTCAGCCCTCTCGAGGAAGCTGCTGGGGTCGCCCCAGCCGGGCGCCCCAGACTAACTCAGCGGAGGAACTCTCCGGCATTCGCGGCCAGGTCCAGGATCGGCCCCGGGTAGATACCGAGGACGACGGTCACCACCACGCCGAAGCCGATCGCGGTCAGCGTGGTCCAGCTCGGCCGAACCACTTCGGCGACCTGGTCCCCCGGCTTGGGCTCGGTGAAGAACATCACCACAATCACCCGCAGGTAGATCACCGCGGCGATCAGGCTGATCACCACGGCCGCAGCGACCAGCCAGTACTGGTGGCCGGCCCAGGCGGCGGCGAACACCGACCACTTGCCGATGAAGCCACCGGTCAGCGGGATGCCGGCAAAGCTCAACAGGAACAGCGAGAACACCGCTGCCGTGACCGGCGCCCGGCGCCCCAGTCCGGCCCAGCTGGACAGCGACGCGGACTCACCGCCGCGCCCCCGGACCATGGTCAAGATCGCGAACGCACCGAGCGTGGCCACGCTGTAGGCGACCAGGTAGAACAGCGCCGACGAAACGCTGGACAGGCTCATCGCCGGCTTGCCGTTGCCCACCTGGGACGCACCGACGACAGCCACCAGGATGAAACCGGCGTGGGCGATCGAGGAGTAGGCGAGCATCCGCTTGACGTCGTTCTGGGTGATGCCGAGCACCGCGCCGACGAGCATGGTGGCCAGCGCGACGATGATCAAGAACGGCTGCCAGTCCCACCGCATCCCGCCGAGGGCGACGTAGAAGACCCGCATCAGCGCGCCGACGGCGGCGATCTTGGTGCAGGTCGCCATGAAGCCGGTCACCGGGGTCGGCGCACCGACGTACACGTCCGGGGTCCAGGAGTGGAACGGAACCGCACCCAGCTTGAACAGCAGCCCGACGCCGACCATCACCATGCCGGCCAGCAACAGGCCGTCGTGCTGGGACGAGGTCTGCAGCGAGGTGGCGATCTGCCCCAGGTCGAACGATCCCGCGTAGCCGTACAGCATGGCGATGCCGTAGACGAAGATCGCCGACGACAGCGCGCCGAGCAGGAAGTACTTCATCGCCGATTCCTGGCTGAGCAGCCGACGCCGACGGGCCAGCCCGCAGAGGAGGTAGAGCGGCAGCGACAGCACCTCCAGGCCGACGAACATCATCACCAGGTCGTTGGCGGCCGGGAAGATCAACATCCCGGTCAGCGCGAACATCGCCAGCGGGTAGACCTCGGTGTGTTCCTGGCGGTTGGCGATCGCCTCGGCCTCACCGGCAGTACCCGGCACGGTCGCGGCCTGCGCGGTGAACGCGGAGGCGTTGCCTTCCAGCCGCCGTTCGGCGAAGACCAGGAACGAGATGCCGCCGAAGACCAGCAGCACCGTCCAGAGGAAGTACGTCGGTCCGTCGATCGCCAGGGCGCCGAGAGCGGTGATCGCGGTGGTGCCGCTGGCCCAGTTCAGGATGGTGAAGAACAGGGCCAGGATGATGCCGAGGAAGGTCACCAGCAACTGCAGCGAATGCCGCATCGCGCGGGGTGCCAGAGCCTCGACCAGGACGCCGACGCAGGCCGCCGCGAAGACCACGATGAACGGCATCAACAGGCCGTACTCGATCTTCGGCGCGGGTATCTGCAGTGCGGGCAGCTGCAGTACGGGAAGCTGCAGGACCGTCATCGTCAGCGCCCTCCTTCCGTGACATGGGGTTGCGGATCAGTCATGCCGACATGCTGCAAAGTTGTCGTCACGGTCGGTTCGATGATCGCCAGGAACGGCTTCGGGAAGAAGCCGAGGACCAAGATCACCAACACCAGCGGAATCAGTGCCAGCCGCTCGCGGCCGACCAGATCTTCGGTGAATTTCTCCTTCACCCGTTCGCCGGGCACACCGGTGGCGGTGCGCTGGTACATGATCAACGCGTACAGCGCGGCGAGCACGATACCGATGGTGGCGATCACCGCGTAGATCGGGTGCCGGGAGAACGTTCCGGCCAGCACCATGAACTCGCTGACGAACGTGGACAGGCCCGGCAGCCCGAGCGCGGTCAGTGCCGCGAACATCAACAAGCCCGCCAGCAACGGAGTCGCCTTGACCACACCGCCGAAGTCGCTGATGTCCCGCGAGCCCCGCCGCTTCATCATGAACCCGGCAGCCAGGAACAACGCCGCCGCGGACAGGCCGTGGTTGAGCATGTAGAACGTCGCACCGGTCGCGCTCTGGCTGGTGAAGGCGAAGATGCCCAGCACGATGAAGCCGAAGTGGCTGACCGAGGTCCAGCCGATCAGCCGCATCAGGTCCTTGCTGCCGATCGCCATCAGGGCGCCGTAGATGATCGAGATCAACGCCAGGACCAGCACCACCGGAGTCGCCCACTTC belongs to Microlunatus elymi and includes:
- a CDS encoding ABC1 kinase family protein, producing MTVVNGIAQFLFAAGGFVVVSVFLALLCRRVLGVPVGWPRSIIIGGGMYVVAVPVQLSVYRRLGLIKNQQFVGTPAEAVVVTLLGLIVVFVFALIALVIVEVIVPTGTVGNPCRVITDAGARMRRGRRYGQVLAIIAKHGLSSSLRVAARRPEVRRQRSTARSLAAALNDAGVTFIKLGQTLSSRPDLIPEPYVRELARLQDNVDPLPWDTLRPVLEGELPKPVEEIFASIDPQPLATASIGQVHAGRLIDGREVVIKIRRPGAEQQVEVDLDIMIRLAVRLERTTDWARTLGAVRLARGFADSLIEELDYRIEAENAAAVAASLADSELIKVPVVDRALSGPAVLIMERVAGTPLGQAEEALAELDQQQRAAMAERLLTEVLREILFTGTFHADLHPGNIIVGDDGSLTLLDFGSVGRLDQPSRTALGLLLLAVERDDPIGAADALVDLLDRGEQLDRRDLERDVGQLIVRYRNGLGAVGGAGVFAALWKLITNHRFSVPPQVAAAMRALAGLESSVTMISSRIDLITTARGESVALVGELTDPATVRSTMERELFRLLPTLQRLPQRMNRITDDLENGRFTARVRVFADPDDRNFVSRLVGQLSITLVAAAAVLGAILLITAEAGPVVAGSLRLYPVLGTLLFFFGIVLGLRAMITALRTP
- a CDS encoding polyprenyl synthetase family protein; its protein translation is MAASAESVTTDFDASVRAHLELIESKLLAAVESDNPVLSEAAKHIIEAGGKRFRPQLVVLGSKFGPEAGVGAEARVARGAIVVELTHVASLYHDDVMDDATVRRGSDSANARWGNSLAILVGDYLFARASVLVTDLGIDIVATYAEMFNRLVRGQIAETIGPQEGADPLEHYLQVVADKTASLISVSTKVGGMIAGADAGTQRLLADFGEQLGIVFQLSDDIIDITSDETGKTPGTDLREGVDTLPILLARRSIDPADARLLELLAGERTDDEVDEALGLLRKHPAIAEARADVARRAEAARRILAPLPDGPAKDALSDLCDSVVTRTS
- the nuoN gene encoding NADH-quinone oxidoreductase subunit NuoN; protein product: MTVLQLPVLQLPALQIPAPKIEYGLLMPFIVVFAAACVGVLVEALAPRAMRHSLQLLVTFLGIILALFFTILNWASGTTAITALGALAIDGPTYFLWTVLLVFGGISFLVFAERRLEGNASAFTAQAATVPGTAGEAEAIANRQEHTEVYPLAMFALTGMLIFPAANDLVMMFVGLEVLSLPLYLLCGLARRRRLLSQESAMKYFLLGALSSAIFVYGIAMLYGYAGSFDLGQIATSLQTSSQHDGLLLAGMVMVGVGLLFKLGAVPFHSWTPDVYVGAPTPVTGFMATCTKIAAVGALMRVFYVALGGMRWDWQPFLIIVALATMLVGAVLGITQNDVKRMLAYSSIAHAGFILVAVVGASQVGNGKPAMSLSSVSSALFYLVAYSVATLGAFAILTMVRGRGGESASLSSWAGLGRRAPVTAAVFSLFLLSFAGIPLTGGFIGKWSVFAAAWAGHQYWLVAAAVVISLIAAVIYLRVIVVMFFTEPKPGDQVAEVVRPSWTTLTAIGFGVVVTVVLGIYPGPILDLAANAGEFLR